The Pseudomonas fluorescens genome includes a window with the following:
- a CDS encoding adenosylmethionine--8-amino-7-oxononanoate transaminase — translation MGLNNQWMQRDLAVLWHPCTQMKDHEQLPLIPIKRGEGVWLEDFEGKRYLDAVSSWWVNVFGHANPRINQRIKDQVDQLEHVILAGFSHQPVIELSERLVKMTPEGLTRCFYADNGSSCIEVAMKMSFHYWINRGRPDKKRFVTLSNSYHGETIAAMSVGDVPLFTETYKALLLDTIKVPSPDCYHRPEGMGWEEHSRNLFAAMEQTLAEHHDTVAAVIVEPLIQGAGGMRMYHPVYLKLLREACNRYGVHLIHDEIAVGFGRTGTMFACEQAGITPDFLCLSKALTGGYLPLAACVTTDEVYSAFYDDYPTLRAFLHSHSYTGNPLACAAALATLDIFEDDNVIENNQALAQRMASATAHLTDHPNVAEVRQTGMVLAIEMVKDKASKTAYPWQERRGLTVFQHALERGALLRPLGSVVYFLPPYVITPEQIDFLAEVASEGIDIATRDKVSVAVPKDFHPGYRDPG, via the coding sequence ATGGGCCTGAATAACCAGTGGATGCAACGCGACCTCGCGGTGCTGTGGCATCCCTGCACCCAGATGAAAGATCACGAACAGCTGCCGCTGATCCCCATCAAGCGCGGTGAAGGCGTGTGGCTGGAAGATTTCGAAGGCAAGCGCTATCTCGATGCCGTCAGCTCCTGGTGGGTCAACGTGTTCGGCCACGCCAACCCGCGCATCAACCAGCGCATCAAGGATCAGGTCGATCAGCTGGAACACGTGATCCTGGCTGGATTCAGCCATCAGCCGGTGATCGAACTGTCCGAACGCCTGGTGAAGATGACGCCCGAAGGCCTGACCCGATGCTTCTACGCCGATAACGGCTCGTCCTGCATCGAAGTGGCGATGAAGATGAGCTTCCACTACTGGATCAATCGCGGTCGGCCGGACAAGAAGCGCTTCGTCACCCTGAGCAACAGTTACCACGGCGAAACCATCGCGGCGATGTCGGTGGGCGATGTGCCGTTGTTCACTGAAACCTACAAGGCGTTGCTGCTGGACACGATCAAGGTGCCGAGCCCCGATTGCTACCACCGCCCTGAAGGCATGGGTTGGGAAGAACATTCGCGCAACCTGTTCGCGGCCATGGAACAGACCCTGGCCGAGCACCACGACACGGTGGCGGCAGTGATCGTCGAACCGCTGATCCAGGGCGCCGGCGGCATGCGCATGTACCACCCGGTGTACCTGAAGTTGCTGCGCGAGGCTTGCAATCGCTATGGCGTGCACCTGATCCACGACGAAATCGCCGTCGGCTTTGGCCGTACCGGGACGATGTTCGCCTGTGAGCAGGCCGGTATCACACCGGACTTCCTCTGCCTGTCCAAGGCCCTGACCGGCGGTTACCTGCCGCTGGCGGCGTGCGTGACCACCGACGAGGTCTACAGCGCGTTCTACGACGACTACCCGACCCTGCGCGCCTTCCTGCACTCCCACAGCTACACCGGTAACCCGCTAGCCTGCGCGGCGGCCCTGGCGACGCTGGATATCTTCGAGGACGACAACGTCATCGAAAACAACCAGGCCCTGGCCCAGCGCATGGCGAGCGCCACCGCGCACCTGACCGATCACCCGAACGTCGCCGAAGTGCGCCAGACCGGCATGGTGCTGGCCATCGAGATGGTCAAGGACAAGGCCAGCAAGACCGCCTACCCATGGCAGGAGCGACGTGGCTTGACGGTGTTCCAGCATGCCCTGGAGCGCGGCGCGTTGCTGCGTCCGTTGGGTAGCGTGGTGTATTTCCTGCCGCCGTATGTCATTACCCCGGAGCAGATCGACTTCCTGGCAGAAGTCGCCAGCGAAGGCATCGACATCGCCACGCGGGACAAGGTCAGCGTGGCGGTGCCGAAGGACTTTCATCCGGGTTATCGCGACCCGGGCTGA
- a CDS encoding malonate decarboxylase holo-ACP synthase, with product MVSTYLAHDLLWGLTPEQLAADAPTWVVESITAGQPVVVRRALTAPDQIAVGVRGRLREQRYATSMAIAATARRVMPEDLCHVASTRDLPALQALSRLRPLLDASGWTWGVSGSAGFELATGIEALHERSDLDLILRVPHFLDRLQAGELLAQLDASVCAVDMQLQTPCGAVALREWAGSSRRVLLKDDVQARLVSDPWQPALEQVA from the coding sequence GTGGTGAGTACGTATCTGGCCCATGACCTGCTCTGGGGGCTGACCCCGGAGCAGTTGGCTGCGGATGCGCCAACATGGGTAGTCGAGTCGATCACCGCCGGTCAACCGGTGGTGGTGCGGCGCGCACTGACGGCACCGGATCAAATCGCGGTCGGCGTGCGCGGGCGCTTGCGCGAGCAGCGTTATGCAACCTCGATGGCGATCGCGGCAACTGCCCGTCGCGTCATGCCAGAAGACCTTTGTCACGTTGCCTCGACTCGCGACTTGCCAGCCCTGCAAGCGCTGTCCCGCCTGCGTCCGCTGCTCGATGCCAGTGGCTGGACGTGGGGCGTCAGCGGCAGCGCCGGGTTCGAGCTTGCCACGGGTATCGAGGCGCTGCATGAACGCAGCGACCTGGATTTGATTCTGCGGGTGCCGCATTTTCTCGATCGTCTCCAGGCCGGGGAATTGCTGGCGCAACTGGATGCCTCGGTTTGTGCCGTGGATATGCAGTTGCAAACACCCTGCGGTGCCGTCGCCTTGCGCGAGTGGGCGGGTTCGTCGCGGCGGGTCTTGCTCAAGGACGACGTGCAGGCACGGCTGGTGAGCGATCCTTGGCAGCCTGCATTGGAGCAAGTCGCGTGA
- the mdcH gene encoding malonate decarboxylase subunit epsilon yields MSSLFVFPGQGAQRAGMLQGLAPQVLDEATDVLGEDVLQLDSAEALQSTRAVQLCLLIAGVAAARQLLEQAPAPDYVAGLSIGAYPAAVVAGALGFEDALRLVSLRGELMQQAYPQGYGMTAIIGLDLAAVEALLAQVHSDHTPVYLANINADNQVVIAGNDEAMNNVARQARSLGAGKACRLAVSVPSHCPLLEAPARALAQAFADVSLKAPALGYLSGSRARPLIDTEALRDDLAFNMCRVVDWRGTVQSAYERGVRLQIELPPGAVLTALARRVFEQGTVMAFDGARLDTLQALLREEGNRQP; encoded by the coding sequence GTGAGCAGTCTCTTTGTCTTTCCCGGCCAGGGTGCGCAGCGCGCGGGCATGCTCCAGGGCCTGGCGCCGCAAGTCCTTGACGAGGCGACTGACGTGCTCGGTGAGGACGTGTTGCAACTGGACAGCGCCGAAGCCTTGCAGTCGACCCGCGCCGTGCAGCTGTGTTTGTTGATCGCCGGTGTGGCGGCGGCCCGTCAACTGCTGGAGCAGGCACCTGCCCCGGACTACGTGGCGGGACTGTCCATCGGTGCTTATCCGGCGGCGGTGGTGGCCGGGGCGCTGGGGTTCGAGGATGCTTTGCGGCTGGTCAGCTTGCGGGGCGAATTGATGCAGCAGGCGTATCCGCAAGGCTATGGCATGACCGCGATCATCGGCCTCGACCTCGCGGCAGTGGAGGCATTGCTGGCGCAGGTGCACAGCGACCACACTCCGGTCTACCTGGCCAACATCAACGCGGATAACCAGGTGGTCATCGCTGGCAACGATGAGGCCATGAACAACGTTGCCAGGCAGGCGCGCAGCCTGGGCGCCGGGAAGGCCTGTCGGCTGGCGGTGAGCGTGCCGTCCCATTGTCCGTTGCTGGAAGCACCGGCCCGGGCATTGGCCCAGGCATTTGCCGACGTGTCGTTGAAGGCACCGGCCTTGGGTTATCTCAGCGGTAGCCGCGCGCGACCGCTGATCGACACCGAGGCTTTGCGCGACGACCTGGCGTTCAACATGTGCCGCGTGGTGGATTGGCGCGGCACCGTGCAAAGCGCCTACGAGCGAGGCGTGCGACTGCAGATCGAACTGCCGCCCGGTGCGGTGCTGACCGCCCTGGCGCGCCGGGTATTCGAGCAGGGCACTGTCATGGCTTTCGACGGCGCCCGGCTCGACACCTTGCAGGCGCTGTTGCGTGAGGAGGGAAACCGCCAACCCTAA
- a CDS encoding YceI family protein, producing MLKKTLAALAIGSALLSAGQAMAADYVVDKEGQHAFVDFKISHLGYSYITGTFKDIDGKFSFDAAKPEDSKIEFNVRTASVFTNHAERDKHIASKDFLEVSKYADAKFVSTSVKSTGKNAAGKETADVTGDLTLHGVTKPIVVKATFLGEGKDPWGGYRAGFEGTTSIKRSDFGKMMDLGPQSDAVELYISFEGVKAK from the coding sequence ATGTTGAAAAAGACGCTCGCCGCCCTGGCAATCGGTTCTGCCCTGCTGTCGGCCGGCCAGGCCATGGCTGCCGACTACGTGGTCGACAAGGAAGGCCAGCACGCCTTCGTCGACTTCAAGATCAGCCACCTGGGCTATAGCTACATCACCGGTACTTTCAAGGACATCGACGGCAAGTTCAGCTTCGACGCCGCCAAGCCAGAAGACAGCAAGATCGAGTTCAACGTACGTACCGCCAGCGTGTTCACCAACCACGCCGAGCGCGACAAGCACATCGCCAGCAAGGACTTCCTGGAAGTGTCCAAGTACGCCGATGCCAAGTTCGTGTCCACCAGCGTCAAATCCACCGGTAAGAATGCCGCTGGCAAAGAGACTGCCGACGTGACCGGCGACCTGACGCTGCACGGCGTGACCAAGCCAATCGTGGTCAAGGCCACCTTCCTGGGTGAAGGCAAGGATCCATGGGGCGGCTACCGTGCCGGCTTCGAGGGCACCACCAGCATCAAGCGTTCGGACTTCGGCAAGATGATGGACCTGGGTCCACAATCCGACGCCGTTGAGCTGTACATCTCGTTTGAAGGTGTCAAAGCGAAGTAA
- a CDS encoding LysR family transcriptional regulator, which produces MLIDEELTLKKLEVFLAFMRTGNLARAAAELQTSNVSVHRAIHSLESALRCPLFKHEGRNLTPLESAYVLEERAQKLIQDVVESVRLTREAAGFSAERFKLGSLYSLTVKTVPQLIMGLKIRRSELNIDLILGSNIDLLYKLKNMEVDAILISLDDSVNDPDCEHIELFSDDIFLATPADSPFAQRSEVDLAEVRDETFITLTQGFATHQDGIRVFKQAGFEPKVAMQVNDIFTLLSMVSSGVGYALLPGRIAAVYENRVKLIPLQERYRLQQRIGVVFLKAKERDPNLLALLAECRMYANRQA; this is translated from the coding sequence ATGCTGATCGACGAAGAATTGACCCTGAAGAAACTCGAGGTGTTCCTGGCCTTCATGCGCACCGGCAACCTGGCGCGGGCGGCAGCCGAGTTGCAGACCAGCAATGTCAGTGTGCACCGGGCCATTCACTCGCTGGAGAGCGCCCTGCGCTGCCCGTTGTTCAAGCACGAAGGCCGCAACCTCACGCCGCTGGAAAGCGCTTACGTGCTGGAAGAGCGGGCGCAGAAGCTGATCCAGGACGTGGTCGAAAGCGTACGCCTGACCCGCGAAGCCGCTGGTTTCTCCGCCGAACGCTTCAAGCTCGGCTCGCTGTATTCGTTGACGGTCAAGACCGTGCCGCAACTGATCATGGGCCTGAAAATCCGTCGCAGCGAGCTCAATATCGACCTGATCCTGGGCTCGAACATCGACCTGCTCTACAAGCTCAAGAACATGGAAGTGGACGCGATCCTGATCTCCCTGGACGACAGCGTGAACGACCCGGACTGTGAGCATATCGAGCTGTTTTCCGACGACATCTTCCTCGCCACGCCAGCTGATTCACCCTTTGCCCAGCGCAGCGAGGTCGATCTGGCCGAGGTGCGCGACGAGACGTTCATCACCTTGACCCAGGGTTTTGCCACGCACCAGGACGGTATCCGGGTGTTCAAGCAGGCGGGGTTCGAGCCGAAGGTGGCAATGCAGGTCAACGACATCTTCACCCTGCTGAGCATGGTCAGCTCCGGGGTGGGCTACGCGTTGCTGCCGGGACGAATTGCAGCGGTGTATGAAAACCGGGTGAAATTGATCCCGTTGCAGGAAAGGTATCGGCTACAACAGCGCATTGGCGTGGTGTTCCTGAAGGCCAAGGAGCGTGATCCGAATCTGCTGGCGCTGTTGGCTGAGTGCCGGATGTATGCCAATCGCCAGGCCTGA
- a CDS encoding cytochrome b, whose protein sequence is MQLRNSSSRYGWVSITLHWGIALVVYGLFALGLWMVGLDYYSTWRKDAPDLHKSIGLVLLAVMLLRVIWRFVSPPPPTLQSYGRLTRIGAKLGHSALYLGLFAVMIAGYLISTADGVGIPVFGLFEVPALVSGLPDQADVAGEIHLYLAWALVIFSGLHALAALKHHFIDRDATLKRMLGRQA, encoded by the coding sequence ATGCAGCTACGCAACTCTTCTTCTCGTTATGGCTGGGTCAGTATCACCCTGCACTGGGGCATTGCGCTGGTGGTGTATGGGTTGTTCGCCCTAGGCCTGTGGATGGTCGGCCTGGATTACTACAGCACCTGGCGCAAAGACGCGCCAGACCTGCACAAGAGCATTGGCCTGGTGCTGCTGGCAGTCATGTTGCTGCGGGTGATCTGGCGTTTCGTCAGCCCGCCGCCACCGACCCTGCAAAGCTATGGGCGCCTCACCCGTATCGGCGCCAAGCTTGGCCATAGTGCTCTGTATCTCGGGTTGTTCGCCGTGATGATCGCCGGTTACCTGATTTCCACCGCAGACGGTGTCGGGATTCCGGTGTTTGGTTTGTTCGAAGTCCCCGCGCTGGTGTCCGGACTGCCCGATCAGGCAGACGTCGCTGGCGAGATTCACCTGTACCTGGCATGGGCGTTGGTTATTTTTTCCGGCCTCCATGCGTTGGCAGCATTGAAACACCACTTTATCGACCGTGACGCGACCCTCAAGCGAATGCTGGGGCGCCAAGCCTGA
- the madL gene encoding malonate transporter subunit MadL gives MIIYGVALLAICTLTGVILGDMLGVLLGVKSNVGGVGIAMILLICARLWTQKRGGMTKDCEMGVAFWGAMYIPVVVAMAAQQNVVTALHGGPVAVLAAIGSVVLCGCTIALISRTHKGEPLPDEPAELTPLGTPVGGR, from the coding sequence ATGATTATCTACGGTGTGGCGCTGTTGGCGATCTGTACGCTGACAGGGGTGATCCTGGGCGACATGCTCGGGGTGTTGCTGGGTGTCAAATCCAACGTGGGCGGGGTCGGCATTGCCATGATCCTGCTGATCTGCGCGCGGTTATGGACACAAAAGCGCGGCGGCATGACCAAGGACTGCGAGATGGGCGTCGCCTTCTGGGGCGCCATGTACATTCCGGTGGTGGTCGCGATGGCCGCGCAACAGAACGTGGTCACGGCCCTGCACGGTGGCCCGGTGGCGGTGCTGGCGGCGATTGGTTCGGTGGTGCTTTGCGGTTGCACCATTGCGCTGATCAGTCGGACCCACAAAGGCGAACCCTTGCCCGATGAACCGGCTGAACTCACGCCGCTCGGCACCCCTGTAGGAGGCCGCTGA
- the trhA gene encoding PAQR family membrane homeostasis protein TrhA, protein MYHGERLNAWTHLVGAVAAFIGAVWLLVIAGMAGDPWKIVSVAIYGFTLLVLYSASTVYHSVRGRKKAIMQKVDHFSIYLLIAGSYTPFCLVTLRGPWGWTLFGIVWGLALIGILQEIKPRSEARILSIVIYAVMGWIVLVAVKPLLAALGNAGFAWLASGGVLYTVGIIFFALDHRLRHAHGIWHLFVIAGSLLHFVAILFYVL, encoded by the coding sequence ATGTATCACGGAGAACGACTCAATGCCTGGACGCACTTGGTCGGGGCGGTCGCGGCTTTTATCGGGGCGGTGTGGTTGCTGGTGATTGCCGGGATGGCGGGCGATCCGTGGAAGATCGTCAGTGTGGCGATCTACGGGTTCACCCTGCTGGTGCTGTACAGCGCTTCGACGGTTTACCACAGCGTGCGCGGGCGCAAAAAAGCGATCATGCAGAAGGTCGATCACTTTTCGATCTACCTGCTGATCGCCGGCAGTTACACCCCGTTCTGCCTGGTGACCCTGCGCGGGCCGTGGGGCTGGACCTTGTTCGGGATCGTCTGGGGGCTGGCGCTGATCGGGATACTGCAGGAGATCAAGCCACGCTCCGAAGCGCGGATCCTGTCGATCGTCATCTACGCGGTGATGGGCTGGATCGTGCTGGTGGCGGTCAAGCCGCTGCTGGCGGCCCTGGGCAACGCCGGGTTTGCCTGGCTGGCCTCGGGCGGCGTGTTGTACACCGTGGGCATTATCTTCTTCGCCCTCGACCATCGGCTGCGCCACGCCCATGGCATCTGGCACCTGTTCGTGATCGCCGGCAGCCTGCTGCACTTCGTGGCGATTCTGTTTTATGTGCTCTAA
- a CDS encoding 16S rRNA (uracil(1498)-N(3))-methyltransferase, with product MRLSRFFIDAPLSLGDHELPEAQAHYIGRVLRMAEGDAVQVFDGSGQEFRGTLAEVGKKRVRVQLDEQFAGQPESPLRIHLGQGLSRGERMDWAIQKATELGVSEITPIFSERCEVRLKDERADKRLLHWRQVAISACEQCGRSSVPVIHPPLLLADWLKQTEAELKLVLHPVAEPLASHDKPSTLAFLIGPEGGLSDAEVEQAKTAGYQAARLGPRVLRTETAPVVALAVAQQLWGDF from the coding sequence ATGAGACTGTCTCGCTTCTTCATCGACGCGCCCCTGAGCCTCGGCGACCACGAACTGCCCGAGGCCCAGGCCCACTACATCGGCCGTGTGCTGCGCATGGCCGAAGGCGATGCGGTGCAGGTGTTCGACGGCTCGGGCCAGGAGTTTCGCGGCACCCTGGCCGAAGTCGGCAAGAAACGCGTGCGGGTGCAATTGGACGAGCAGTTCGCCGGACAACCTGAATCGCCGCTGCGCATCCACCTCGGCCAGGGCCTGTCCCGGGGCGAGCGCATGGATTGGGCGATCCAGAAAGCCACGGAACTGGGGGTCAGCGAGATCACGCCGATTTTCAGCGAACGCTGCGAAGTGCGCCTCAAGGACGAGCGCGCCGACAAGCGCCTGCTGCACTGGCGCCAGGTGGCAATCAGCGCCTGCGAGCAATGCGGGCGCTCGAGCGTGCCGGTCATCCACCCACCCCTGCTGCTGGCCGACTGGCTGAAGCAGACCGAGGCCGAGCTCAAACTGGTGCTGCATCCGGTGGCCGAGCCGCTGGCCAGCCATGACAAACCGTCGACACTGGCGTTCCTGATTGGTCCTGAAGGCGGTTTGTCGGACGCCGAAGTCGAACAGGCCAAGACCGCCGGCTACCAAGCCGCCCGCCTCGGCCCTCGCGTGCTGCGCACCGAAACCGCGCCGGTGGTGGCGCTGGCGGTGGCGCAGCAGTTGTGGGGGGATTTCTAA
- a CDS encoding flavin monoamine oxidase family protein, whose translation MSAGWLRACALVMIGLFSVSALAKDKQPTAIVIGGGLAGLTAAYELQNKGWVVTLLEAKPSLGGRSGMATSEWIGNEKTQPVLNKYVSTFKLSTTPAPEFVRTPSYLIDGTYFTAADLATKQPATAEALKRYETTLDELARSIEDPQNPAANNTLHALDQITVSNWLDRLQLPATARQLVNQEIRTRYDEPSRLSLLYFAQQNRVYRGVSDRDLRASRLLGGSPTLAQAFVKQLKTIKTNSPVSAISQDKDGVTVKVGAVGYQADYVVLAVPLRALNKIQLTPALDAQHQGAIKGTNYGWRDQIMLKFKTPVWDSKARMSGEIYSNTGLGMMWIEPAMKGGANVVINLSGDNARVMQAFGDKQMVDQVLIRLHAFYPQARGAFTGYEIRRYSTDPSMGGAYLAFGPGQISKYWRLWEKPLQRVAFAGEHTDTLYPGTLEGALRSGQRAASQVEDLAAGKSFEPAKVAPAATAAAAGAVAAKKGNFFSNLFGGSDDEKKPEPVKAPEPVAPPPAPAPTPAPAPAPVAPPAPAPVKVEPAKKATAKPAAKKPAAKTPAKKAPAKAPVKKAEPVKKPAVKPTTATETKAQ comes from the coding sequence ATGTCTGCTGGTTGGCTGCGCGCCTGTGCGCTGGTGATGATAGGGCTGTTCAGCGTTTCGGCGCTGGCCAAGGACAAGCAACCGACGGCCATCGTCATCGGCGGCGGCCTCGCGGGACTCACGGCGGCCTATGAGCTGCAGAACAAAGGCTGGGTCGTGACCCTGCTGGAAGCCAAGCCGAGCCTGGGCGGTCGTTCGGGCATGGCCACCAGTGAGTGGATCGGCAACGAGAAGACCCAGCCGGTGCTGAACAAATACGTCTCCACATTCAAGCTGAGCACCACGCCGGCGCCGGAGTTCGTGCGCACCCCCAGCTACCTGATCGATGGCACCTACTTCACCGCTGCGGACCTGGCGACCAAACAGCCGGCCACGGCTGAAGCCCTCAAGCGCTACGAAACCACCCTGGACGAACTGGCGCGCTCCATCGAAGACCCGCAGAACCCCGCGGCCAACAACACATTGCACGCGCTGGACCAGATCACCGTGTCCAACTGGCTCGACCGTCTGCAACTGCCGGCCACGGCGCGGCAGTTGGTGAACCAGGAGATTCGCACCCGTTACGACGAGCCTTCGCGTCTGTCGCTGCTGTATTTCGCCCAGCAGAACCGCGTCTATCGTGGCGTGTCCGACCGCGACCTGCGGGCCTCGCGCCTGTTGGGTGGCAGCCCGACCCTGGCCCAGGCGTTCGTCAAGCAACTGAAAACCATCAAGACCAATTCGCCCGTGTCGGCCATTTCCCAGGACAAGGACGGGGTGACCGTCAAGGTTGGCGCCGTTGGCTATCAGGCTGACTACGTGGTGCTGGCGGTGCCGCTGCGGGCGCTGAACAAGATCCAGTTGACCCCGGCCCTGGATGCCCAGCATCAAGGCGCGATCAAGGGCACCAACTACGGCTGGCGCGACCAGATTATGCTCAAGTTCAAGACCCCGGTCTGGGACAGCAAGGCGCGCATGTCTGGCGAGATCTACAGCAACACTGGCCTGGGCATGATGTGGATCGAGCCGGCCATGAAGGGCGGCGCCAACGTGGTCATCAACCTGTCCGGCGACAACGCCCGGGTGATGCAGGCTTTCGGCGACAAGCAGATGGTCGACCAGGTACTGATCCGTCTGCACGCGTTTTATCCCCAGGCCCGTGGCGCGTTCACCGGTTATGAAATCCGCCGCTACAGCACCGACCCGTCCATGGGCGGCGCGTACCTGGCCTTTGGTCCGGGCCAGATCAGCAAATACTGGCGCCTGTGGGAAAAGCCGTTGCAGCGCGTAGCCTTTGCCGGTGAACACACCGACACCCTGTATCCGGGCACCCTGGAAGGCGCGCTGCGCAGCGGCCAGCGGGCCGCCAGCCAGGTTGAAGACCTGGCGGCGGGCAAGTCGTTTGAACCGGCCAAGGTCGCGCCTGCTGCAACGGCGGCAGCTGCCGGTGCCGTGGCGGCGAAGAAGGGCAACTTCTTCAGCAACCTGTTCGGTGGCTCGGATGACGAGAAGAAGCCGGAGCCGGTCAAGGCACCGGAGCCGGTAGCGCCGCCTCCAGCGCCTGCACCGACACCCGCCCCAGCGCCTGCCCCGGTAGCGCCACCCGCGCCTGCCCCGGTGAAAGTCGAACCCGCCAAGAAAGCCACGGCCAAGCCTGCGGCGAAAAAACCGGCGGCCAAGACCCCAGCCAAAAAAGCCCCGGCCAAGGCTCCGGTAAAAAAGGCCGAGCCGGTGAAGAAGCCAGCAGTCAAACCGACGACGGCTACTGAGACGAAGGCTCAGTAA
- the madM gene encoding malonate transporter subunit MadM yields the protein MWDLIEKGLEHNGLVTAFAFVGVIMWVSVVLSKRLTYGRVHGSAIAIVIGLVLAWVGGTMTGGQKGLADLSLFSGIGLMGGAMLRDFAIVATAFEVQATEAKKAGLIGAIALLLGTILPFIVGASIAWVFGYRDAVSMTTIGAGAVTYIVGPVTGAAIGATSDVMALSIATGLIKAIIVMVGTPMAARWMGLDNPRSAMVFGGLAGTVSGVTAGLAATDRRLVPYGALTATFHTGLGCLLGPSLLYFIVRGIVG from the coding sequence ATGTGGGATCTCATCGAGAAAGGCCTGGAACATAACGGTCTGGTCACGGCGTTCGCGTTCGTGGGCGTGATCATGTGGGTGTCGGTGGTGTTGTCCAAGCGCCTGACCTATGGCCGGGTCCACGGCTCGGCGATTGCCATCGTCATCGGCCTGGTACTGGCCTGGGTCGGCGGAACCATGACCGGCGGGCAGAAAGGCCTGGCGGACCTGTCGCTGTTTTCCGGCATTGGCTTGATGGGCGGGGCCATGCTGCGTGACTTCGCCATCGTTGCCACGGCGTTCGAAGTGCAGGCCACCGAAGCGAAGAAGGCCGGGCTGATCGGAGCCATCGCGTTGTTGCTGGGGACGATCCTGCCGTTCATCGTCGGTGCGAGCATCGCCTGGGTGTTCGGTTACCGCGACGCGGTGAGCATGACCACCATTGGCGCGGGGGCGGTGACGTACATCGTCGGGCCGGTGACCGGGGCCGCGATTGGCGCGACGTCGGATGTCATGGCGCTGTCGATTGCCACCGGGTTGATCAAGGCGATCATCGTGATGGTCGGCACCCCCATGGCGGCACGCTGGATGGGCCTGGATAATCCGCGCTCGGCCATGGTGTTTGGTGGTTTGGCCGGGACGGTGAGTGGGGTGACGGCAGGCTTGGCGGCGACGGATCGGCGGCTGGTGCCCTATGGTGCGTTGACGGCGACCTTCCACACCGGGCTGGGGTGCTTGCTCGGGCCTTCGTTGTTGTACTTCATTGTTCGTGGGATTGTCGGTTAA